The genomic DNA CATGGAGAGGGATACAGCCAAGAAGGTTTTTGGTATATCTTCTGGTcaaaagagagaaggaaaggaaacaaggTGGTGGAATGAAGAAGTGCAGGAAAGTATCCAAAGGAAGAGGATGGCAGAGAAAAAGTGGGACAGTCAGGGAGATGAAGAAAGTAGGCAGGAGTACTGGAGTCTAGATGGCAGCAAAGGAAAAGGCTGATAATGAGGTGTATGAGAGGCTGGACACTAAGAAAGGAGAGAGCTAGACAGAGCTGGACAGGATGTGCAGCAGGTTAGAGTATATGGAAATGTCCTAACAAGTGTGTTGAGAAGATGGAGTATTCTCAGGAGCTTACGAATGGAGAAAATGAGTGTGAGAGCAGGACAGGTCAGGAAGTacagaggagaaggaaggaagaagtGAAGGCAGCtctgaagaggatgaagagtgCAAAGGCAGTTAGCCCAGATGAAGTACCTGTGGAGGTGTGGAGATGTCTCTGAGAGAGAGCCGTGAGTGGACTTTTTGACCAGATAACACAATCTTGGAGAGATAGAAAATGTCTGAGGAACGTGTACTGGTAAAAATCTTCAAGAACAAGGGTGCTTTGAGGGGGCTGACGGAATAAAGTTTTtgtggatatgtgtgtgtgagtggaggtgcaggacatgtatgaggccccttcttgtttgcaatggtgatggacaggtggacagatggagctgccaggcaggaggaaaagaggaagccCACAGaaaaggttcatggatgttgtgaaggaggacatgaggacagagagaagttGATAGAAGAACAAGGGTGAAAAGAGAATGAGAAGAATCGTGACAAAGAGTTTCAATCTGTGATCGAGAACTTCAAGTCCACAATTCAAAGTCATCAATCTGATAATCAGATTGAGACCACTCTGAAAAGTAGCCTGTCGGAAATTATCAAAataactgaattattattatatagtttattaTAGTAAAACTATTTGTACTTAATTGTATAgtccaaaataaatgtcatgaCAAACcaatacacatgaatggaaaaaaagtaatttgtgCTTGGGAGCATGAAGTTATGGATATCTGAAATGATAACTGTGGatgaatgacattttcattttgactaggaaaataaattacatattcGTGCACAAATCTTGACTACAGTAAGTGTTGCCATAGAGCCTACAGTATTGCCATGAagacacattaaaacaataataaaatgattacaCTAATAAAAAATGTAGAGAGGAAGATGTCACAACACGTCCTAGCAGCAATGAAGAAGCAGCAGTATAATGGTTTGTTAGTGTTCAAccacacagcacaaacaaacattaccTTCACTGTTGTTCgctgttttttgctttttggcgcacattttaatgttgtacGTTGAAGTTTTCCGAGTGTACGAGCATTAATCCAAGTTTGGACAGGGGGGGGACTGTCCAAACTTTATAAACTGCTGAGAGTTTACTGCAGTTGTCATCCGTGGACGTCCCCATGGCAACTACCTTAACTGTCGTGCACGTTCAAAGCTGTGGTGAGCGGCTATGGCACGCTACAGAGCCCAGAGCAGTGATTCCTAAAGCGAAGGCCGCGGCCCTCTGGTGGGCTCTGAAGATACTGCAGGTCGGCAGTGGGAattactataaataaataaaataataaataaatcaaaagatTAATGTTTAGAGTTGTGTAATTAAGCTTCAAGTACCTGAAAATGTGTAccaatgtaaaaataaataaatgtttaagcCTTTGGTTTTATATAACTAATGGTATACCTTTTTAGATCTAgatcacatatttatatattgttgttgttgatgctgttgGCTATTTTTTCTATCAGTGTAAAATCATAATAATTGTGTAACTAAGATAAGATTTAGCTTTACATGTAATTTTGCAGGACTTTTTATTAGTCATGGGACGTCCAGTCACAATTATCCCAACCAAAAATAATTGCAATGACTGAAAAAAACCATTGTTTTAATAGAATTGTTAAACTTAAACAATAGTGGTCAAGAAATATGGCAGAAAAGGATTTATAAGGTCATATAAGATCATAATAAGGAAACATCATGTAGCTCCCCATTGTGgcacattaaaacataaatcacaaggactgtatgCTGGTGAGCTAGACAGGATTTCTTAGTCACTCATGTGAAATATTCGTGTTTTCCCCGTTCACAATTATCACATTAATTCACCATGAttaatttattgtttataagttttttttttagaccacGATTGACAATATTATCCTTTATCGTCCCATCATTACTTTTTATATGTGATCAAAGTATAATTTTGCACTATTACGCAAACAGTTGCAACCTCTATAGCACCAAACATatgcaaatgtgcaaaatgtgtaTATTGCTCGGGATGAGATCCGAAAACTCATTTTGGTAGTACGTGAAATTAACGTGAAGTGGGCGTGGTTTAGGTTGAAGTGAGATGGGTCGCTGTTGTcgggcagaagaagaagaagcgcgACGGGTGTTCGTTGACTGTCTCCGACCAATTTATTCgttttaattgttttagatATGGTAAGTTTCAGTCGTCGTTTCACGTGTACAAGTTATCGATTGTTTTCGTTCCAGAAAGACGCTCGCGTGTCATTGTAAGTGCTCGCTGTTTGCTGTTAGCTAACTTCACGTTCAGCCACCTTTGACCGAGAAGCTGGAAAAAAGGCGCACTAGCTTTTGGCAGCTAACAAGAACTGGCTGTAGCAGTTAGCCTTTCAGCTAGTGACGATGTTAGTGCATATCTGACTCTTTTATCGAAGCGTTTCTTCGTGTCAGGTCTGAGTTAACGAATTTAAGTTAGTTTTAAGTTACAGTTAATCTGGTGCTGAGATTTAACTTTGGTTGTAGAAAACGCAACATCAGACATAACAGGAATCAGTAAGTCCTGTATCATTGGCCTATAGACAAATACAATTAACTATTAGTGTTTTCGCTAGGCCAGTGTTTTGTGGCCTATTTTGTGTCGCATAGCGCCCCACAATTGTTGCGACCCAATCTGTAATTTAAATGCATAATATaacgtttattttcatttgtacctATTATTTCTgtaatactgtgtgttttaaatggatGGGATAGTTATTTCATGTTTGATAAATTAGTTAAAACTTTATTGTATGCATGTGTTATGTAATAACTCTTAACATTTATGCACAAGTTGCATTTATGTTTGAAACTGGTGACTTGTTTAGCCCCTAGTGCTGGCCCATTATACCTATATTTTATCATGCAACTTAAAAATATTGTATCATTGTAAGGATGTCAACAAGCCCAGGGGCAGCAACCTTGCCTCACCGACCCAGAAGTTGTCCAATGGATACACTCTGCCTGTGGGAAAACTGACTCCCAACGCTCTCTTTGTTGGTGGGATAGACATGAAGGTAATGTCTGATAACTGCCATGTCTCCTTATCTTAACACAGTGTCCTACAATGTTgttctaaaaatgttattaagcTTTACtcactttttaattaaataccGTCAAATATCTGGTTCAGTACTGGAACTGGAACTTTCCTTGATGTCTGTCCACATTTATacaaatgtcatttattaataGTTAGATGCATGCCATGATAGTATagcatcattttaaattatagACTGTATGTAATCTAGGTCTCTGGGGTCGTTTTGTTGTCCATAAAGGGTTCACCTGTGTAGTGCTTTGCCTTTTCACCTCAGTCCATGAAAGAGACGTTTTTCACTTAGTAAGTAATTTTAATCTTTAGGTGGATCAAAATGAAATACGGGACTTCTTTGCGAGATATGGTGCTGTCAGGGAAGTACGAATTATCACTTACCGTGGAGGAATCTGCAAAGGGTGAGTTGCATTTTTCATAGATGCTCAGGTGAAAGTGCAAATGATTTACTACTTTTACAGGTCTCAGTTTGCATTGACTGTTGATCAGATCAGTACACAAAgatcccatgggtccttgaagtgaagtttgtgaatttgataAAAGATGTCTAGAATTACCCTAAGTACTTGCATTTATTTCTGAATATTCACGAACTTAATTGATACATTTTGGGTGTTTTATGCAGTCAGTGCAATTTTGTATTGCAAGTCATTTTGTGTGTTCCTAGGTATGGCTTTGTGTACTTCAATGAAGATGTCAATATTCAGTCAATCATTGAGGTGAGAGGATGTCTGTCTCTGGAACTCCTCTATGCTGTTTTAATTGAAggctatttaatataatatatttccTCTCTATATGTATCATTTTTGCTATAGCAACAGATCACTTTTAATGGACGAAAACTCAAGCTGGGCCCTGCAATCATGAAAGAAAGGAGCTCACGTATGTATTTTGATTAACATAAGAGCATCTTTATGTGGatgtttaaagaaaagaaaatatgaagcCACCAAatatacatttcacacactgtctTTTTGGTTCTTCAGGGTCAATGCCATCTCGTCTTTTTGGCCCAGCTCCTCCAATGAGCCCCACCCAGTACTTCTACTGTGCCTGTTGCTCACCCATAGGTGGTGGTATGGCACAACCTTCGCCCATCATTACTGGAGGCAGCCCCTACAATCcggtaacacacacagatgtagacAAGCTATCAGGAATCTTAtttcaggcagcagcagacaaaaTTAGAAATAAAATCTCCATGTTAAGCAAATAAATTTAAGATGTAAGTGGCATTAGTTATGCTGCTACTTCCGCCTTCCTATTCTCTGTTGCATTTTGTAATCACTCTCTGCATCCTGTTTCCTAAGAGTAATTTGACATTATAACGGCCAAGCATAGAGGtgctttttacttttactttttttatcttaagaataaaaaaagtagGAATAAGTAATGTCATAGCTAAAAATATCCAAGATATTGCATTATTCAGACAATACCACTTGTCAAAATCATCAGTGGTAACTGCACAGGCCTcacagaaataagaaaaataaaaatgaattgtttcagctctagtttcaAGCTTTTCACGATGTATGTTCTTAGCACTGGCTGCTGCATAATAGTCTCTGTAATCTGATTTGCTCTTTTCGTAATGGCTCTCTTTGTAGCCGTACACCTACCCCAACTTTGGAGGGGTGGTAATGCCACAGATGCCAATGAACTATGCACAGAACGTCTACACCTACCAGGTACATGAGTGCACACTGACGCACTAATGATTTAACAGCATCACATGCAGAGACTCCCAGGCCCTACACACATGGTCCTACTTAGAACTCAGCATGCCTTCACACTCCACACTTGCCCTTACCTTTTAGAATTGGGTTTTCTGTTTCCCTGTTTGACCACTGACCTTTCTCCACCCACATGCAGTACCCTACAACTCAATGGACGGCGGACCAGAGAACGCAGCCTGTCAACCAGGTGACTATTTATAACTAGTGGAAGTTTCAAAGTAACTCAAGGCacttgaaacaaacattttgctTGTAGCTGTTATTTGATTAGGTGGCAACAAGTTGTTCAGAAGTTGCAGTTTCAATGGGTGCCACTAGATGGTGGCATCTAGCCAACGTTGAATAAGGAAGAAGGTGGTTCCTCTCTTTCAGTTTCAAGAGAGGCATTTATCAAAGTTTATGTGTGGTTTGGTTTTAGAGAGACACTGTAGATTTGGTGAATTTGACTGGTTTTATGTCAAAAAGTGGTAAGACTGGAATATTTGTgacctgcaaaaaaaacccagtatgGCCTATAGCTTAATTGTTGGGTGATGATGGGATGAATTAACTTAATCATAATAAGTCATCCAGAATTAAAGTCAGATAGGCTGTTGAAAGGAGGCCCACCGTTCCAGACTATAAACCCCCTTATGTATGGGACTAAATGTGTGATTCAACAGAGAATTCATCTGACGTTGTGCTTCACAATTTATGGCACTTGCAGAGTGTATTGTTTTACAGCAGGGTGCTTGTTTTacagcagattttatttttatgtctgcACAGCTTTTCAGTGAGATTCCTCAGTTCTTCTTGTgtaatgtttcctgttttccagAGCTTTGTCGACTGTGGAGTTCAGACTATGTTGACTGTCCTGTAGTCCAGAACTAATGTGCCTCCTGCCAGGTAAAGCATGACTCAAACAAACGACATTTCCATCACACTGAATCTAATGATGTGTCATGGAACAATCTGCAGACctgaacacattttctcataCAGGAGGGTGTTAGTGGGTGCAGTCATTGTATggtttcacaaaacaaaatcatcacaataaacgtcagaaaatgttttaattttaccCTGGAGTTTgaagaaacatttcacaaatctggAGTAAAGCATATGTAACTGTTAAACTTAACCgtcagtgtttttcttgttttgtttttttaaatgaaaactctACCTTTTTAAGGGCTTTCTTCATAACCACTTTGCTCCTCCATCTATGATGTTTTGCAGCCATGTCCAGCAGTAATtccaatattttcttttctcacacagcatacacacaaacatgtataatttttaataactgaatgtttttttttggccagtgttttaaatgaaagacGATAATCCTGATGACTCACAACTGCAGTAGTGAATAATGATGTGCTTTTAATATGGTTGTCTTCTGCTCCCTCTGATTCAGGTGACGGTTGCTATGGTATAGACAGAAATCTTGGTGCTCCACCAACTCCTCCGATCATTTTCAATGCGCCCCTCCTCTGACCTCGCTTCCTTCGATATCTGAGACCCATTTTAACACCAGACTGCTGGAACTCTCCACTTAAACCGTACTAGTTTGATCACAGTCACTTTGACCACTGTCGGTAAGGTTGACCTGTGGTAATCGGCTTTTTAACCCACACGGATCACTGTAACAACTGCACTGGAAGAGCGAAGAAATCTCACTGCACCAACTgatagtttttttcccccttttgttaatttttcccccccaaaaaatggaaaaaagacttttaaaatcACCATTTGTGCCTATTTATATTTTAcgttatattatttattttgtgttttcctttttaatgtgtgtttgtttagggGCTTTTCCATACTCTACAAGGGCTCTCTGTATATAAAAGCTATGCTTATGTATATCATAAGAATGTCTTGATAACAATCTGGTTGTTTTGAGCATTGAAATGTTTCTTTAGTTCAGTTTTTTCATTGACTTCATTACTACAGCATAAGGGCACTTGATTAATCTTATTAATTGGTCATTAATTTTAAGCACTCATGTTAATTTTGCGGTTGGTTATATTTCGTTGGTGTGGTAAATGAAAGCTGCCTCTTTAGTGTTCACtaatttcttgtcttttttccaaACACCAGACCTTTTACAGTTAGTTCCACAGAGCATTTGGCCCCACCGCGCGTCACATTCCCACTCTTTCTTGAATGGTTCCAGGGCTTGACTCTCAAGGACAATCACGGCATCAATTTTGTTTCCAGTTACTCATCAATTAACTTTTATACAGAAGTCcacattgaaaatgaatgacatgGTTTTAAAGTAAGGTGATCTATAACATCTGGGTTAAAAAGTTCACAGTACATGGTTCACTTTGTGCAGAGACAGATTGTGGGTTTTAATTTAGTCTCCGGTGATTTTACTGGAAGTATTTTACTGATATAGCATGCGTgatcaatacttttttttaaatttatattcTGTAAGCGCACTCAATGTCTCCAGTTTAATTTTAGTAGCAGCTTTGCATGGATGGAGATGCACACTTGGTGTATGTTGCACATcactcacttttcttttcatttgaccCACTTCTGTgtagttttatgtgtgtttacttgagcaactcctgtgtgctgacAGATCTGATAGCATTGGTAAGTTGCTTTGTTCAGAGAGCCTGAGCACCACGCTTGTTAGTTAGgatttggttgtttttcatgttcttgCAGGGTTCAGATGttcttgtttgaaaataaaaatttaaatgtgttgtcattgaaGCTTGTGGGGGTCTACAGTTTTTACCGTGCCATTTTTAGGAATGCGATTTATTCTAAAAGTTGATTTTCATGCTTTGAGTTGGCAGGTGATTGTGTTGGGAGTGTGGAACTTCCAGACTGCTGCAGCCTCCGTGAAGCTGGTTTTCAGTCAAGGTTGGTCTGCCTGTCTTCCCTGGCAACAAGCCCATCATCATCTTGGTCACagagcgttttgtttttgtcacagtctGGTGGAGTGACTGGCGTCCCCGGGGTGTCTGTCCGGCCTGTGACCACCCAGCGACCCCAGTCAGACGTTTCTGAATTATAGATAAGTCTGGAAAGCTActgatgaaatatgaatatttcttAGAGAACACTTCTGAAAGAAACAAGCATTTTAAACACTGATAGA from Solea senegalensis isolate Sse05_10M linkage group LG20, IFAPA_SoseM_1, whole genome shotgun sequence includes the following:
- the dazl gene encoding deleted in azoospermia-like; translated protein: MDVNKPRGSNLASPTQKLSNGYTLPVGKLTPNALFVGGIDMKVDQNEIRDFFARYGAVREVRIITYRGGICKGYGFVYFNEDVNIQSIIEQQITFNGRKLKLGPAIMKERSSRSMPSRLFGPAPPMSPTQYFYCACCSPIGGGMAQPSPIITGGSPYNPPYTYPNFGGVVMPQMPMNYAQNVYTYQYPTTQWTADQRTQPVNQSFVDCGVQTMLTVL